From Labeo rohita strain BAU-BD-2019 chromosome 18, IGBB_LRoh.1.0, whole genome shotgun sequence, the proteins below share one genomic window:
- the LOC127180790 gene encoding extracellular calcium-sensing receptor-like, translating to MWLILYLCLFLSCNCISVALMASSGTCKLQGHFTLNGMYQDGDFLIGGLFEVQYLKAFPEPSFRMEPKLPRCELFYMTSFQEARTMVFAINEINNNPSLLPNITLGYQIFDNCLRLGVAFRGAIALFSGTEETVSDLNCKGPPPVIGIIGDPGSTHSIAISSVLGLFRVPMISYYATCSCLSDRKKYPSFFRTIPSDAFQVRAMVQILRHFGWTWVGLIYSDNDYGVYAAQLFHQEMQLFGHCVAFSEILPNDNNPRDIQRIMGVIQASTARVVVVFSASSLLIPLIDEVVLQNMTGRQWIASEAWATSPMFHTSRYHPFLGGTLGIAIRHGEIQGLQDFLLHLRPNIDQRNNMLRIFWENMFGCRFETESKETDGEQVKRFCTGLEDLSTTNTPYTDVSGLRSSYNVYKAVYALAHALHDLIQCEKGRGPFSGNSCADMSNLKPWQLVHYLQKVNFTTGFGDHVSFDKNGDALVIYDVLNWKPSSDGTIRFHKVGVISKGAAPGMVLMLDEDAIYWNFQNKKPPRSVCSESCPPGTRRATKKGLPVCCFDCLQCGDGEISNTTDVTECIMCPDEFWSSPNKDQCVPKEIEFLSYEDPLGISLTTASLLGTCFCALVLVIFAYHRHTPIVRANNSELSFLLLLSLKLCFLCVLLFIGKPQLWTCQLRHAVFGISFVLCISSILVKTMVVIAVFKSSRPEGKGAMKWFEAAQQRCTVLVLTALQIVICVVWLSTASPVPYKNNQYIRSKIVYECAVGSVACFSVLLGYIGILAAVSFLLAFLARKLPDNFNEAKFITFSMLIFCAVWITFVPAYVSSPGKYAVAMEIFAILASSFGLLVAIFAPKCYIILLHPERNTKKAIMGRQTQK from the exons ATGTGGTTAATTCTGTATCTTTGTTTGTTCCTGTCTTGCAACTGTATCTCTGTAGCTCTGATGGCCAGTTCAGGTACCTGTAAGCTGCAGGGACACTTTACACTGAATGGGATGTACCAGGATGGAGACTTTCTCATTGGTGGTTTGTTTGAGGTTCAGTACCTCAAAGCATTTCCAGAGCCGAGTTTCAGAATGGAGCCAAAACTACCACGTTGTGAGCT CTTCTATATGACAAGCTTCCAGGAGGCACGGACAATGGTTTTTGCCATCAATGAGATTAATAACAATCCCAGTCTGCTGCCTAACATCACACTTGGTTACCAGATCTTTGACAACTGTTTAAGGCTTGGAGTGGCATTCCGTGGTGCCATAGCTCTGTTTAGTGGGACAGAGGAGACTGTCTCTGACCTCAACTGCAAAGGTCCACCACCGGTGATTGGAATCATAGGTGATCCAGGTTCTACTCATTCTATTGCAATTTCCAGTGTCCTGGGGCTGTTTCGAGTGCCTATG ATTAGCTACTACGCCACCTGCTCCTGTTTGAGTGACAGGAAAAAATACCCCTCTTTCTTCAGAACAATCCCCAGTGATGCCTTCCAGGTGCGGGCTATGGTTCAGATCTTGAGGCATTTTGGATGGACCTGGGTTGGTCTCATCTACAGTGATAATGACTATGGTGTCTACGCTGCTCAGTTGTTCcatcaggaaatgcagctgtttggacattgtgttgctttttctgaAATTCTGCCCAATGATAACAACCCCAGAGATATTCAGCGCATAATGGGAGTGATTCAGGCCTCTACAGCTAGAGTGGTGGTTGTTTTTTCCGCTTCATCCTTACTGATACCTTTGATAGATGAGGTGGTGTTGCAGAACATGACAGGCAGGCAGTGGATTGCAAGTGAAGCTTGGGCCACTTCACCCATGTTTCACACTTCACGTTACCACCCATTCCTGGGAGGTACACTGGGCATTGCTATAAGGCATGGAGAGATACAGGGGCTACAGGACTTTCTGTTACATCTTCGTCCCAACATTGATCAAAGAAATAATATGTTGAGAATCTTCTGGGAGAACATGTTTGGGTGCAGGTTTGAAACTGAGAGTAAAGAGACAGATGGAGAGCAAGTGAAAAGATTCTGTACAGGACTGGAGGATCTGAGCACCACAAACACACCATACACTGATGTTTCAGGGTTGAGGTCATCTTATAATGTATACAAGGCAGTTTATGCCCTGGCACATGCGCTTCATGACCTGATACAGTGTGAGAAAGGGAGAGGACCATTCAGTGGGAACAGCTGTGCCGACATGTCAAATCTAAAACCCTGGCAG CTGGTTCACTACCTACAGAAAGTGAACTTCACCACAGGCTTTGGGGATCATGTGTCATTTGATAAGAATGGAGATGCTCTGGTCATCTATGATGTGTTAAACTGGAAACCAAGCTCTGATGGTACAATAAGGTTCCACAAGGTCGGTGTAATAAGTAAAGGGGCAGCACCAGGGATGGTGCTCATGCTGGATGAGGATGCAATATACTGgaactttcagaataaaaaa CCCCCACGGTCTGTGTGCAGTGAGAGTTGCCCCCCAGGAACCAGACGAGCCACAAAGAAGGGCCTTCCTGTCTGCTGTTTTGACTGCCTTCAATGTGGAGATGGAGAGATTTCCAATACAACAG ATGTTACTGAGTGCATAATGTGTCCAGATGAGTTCTGGTCCAGTCCAAATAAGGACCAGTGTGTCCCCAAAGAAATAGAGTTTCTATCCTATGAGGATCCTTTGGGCATCTCTCTGACCACTGCATCTCTACTTGGCACCTGCTTCTGTGCTCTTGTGTTGGTCATCTTTGCTTATCACCGTCACACTCCTATAGTACGTGCCAACAATTCAGAGCTCAGCTTTCTGCTGCTGTTGTCACtcaaactgtgtttcctgtgtgtgCTGCTGTTTATTGGCAAGCCACAATTGTGGACGTGTCAGTTAAGACATGCTGTGTTTGGCATAAGCTTTGTCCTGTGCATTTCCAGCATCCTGGTCAAGACTATGGTGGTAATAGCTGTGTTCAAGTCATCTCGACCAGAGGGCAAAGGAGCAATGAAATGGTTTGAAGCAGCTCAACAAAGGTGCACTGTTCTGGTCTTAACAGCACTCCAGATTGTGATATGTGTAGTCTGGCTATCAACTGCCTCTCCAGTACCTTATAAAAACAACCAGTATATCCGCTCTAAAATAGTATATGAATGTGCTGTTGGCTCAGTGGCTTGTTTTTCAGTGCTTTTGGGCTATATTGGAATTTTGGCAGCAGTAAGCTTCCTGTTAGCCTTTCTGGCAAGAAAACTTCCAGATAATTTTAATGAAGCTAAGTTCATCACTTTTAGTATGCTGATCTTCTGTGCTgtgtggattacatttgttccAGCATATGTGAGCTCACCAGGGAaatatgcagttgctatggaGATATTTGCCATCCTGGCTTCCAGTTTTGGATTACTGGTAGCCATATTTGCCCCAAAGTGCTACATCATCCTTTTACATCCAGAGAGAAACACTAAAAAAGCCATCATGGGGAGACAAACACAGAAATAA
- the LOC127181140 gene encoding extracellular calcium-sensing receptor-like, translating into PPPVIGIIGDPGSTHSIAISSVLGLFRVPMISFYATCSCLSNRKKYPSFFRTIPSDAFQVRAMVQILRHFGWTWVGLLYSDDDYGVYAAQAFQQEMQLFGLCAAFSEFLPHDNNLRDIQHIMEVIQSSTARVVVVFAPTSFIIPLMNEVVLQNMTGRQWIASEAWATSPMFHTSRYHPFLGGTLGIAIRHGEIQGLQDFLLSIRPNTDQRNNMLRIFWENIFGCRFETESKVTDGEQVKRFCTGLEDLSTTNTPYTDVSGLRSSYNVYKAVYALAHALHDLMQCEKGRGPFSGNSCADMSNLKPWQLVHYLQKVNFTTGFGDHVSFDKNGDALVIYDVLNWKPNSDGTIRFHKVGVISKGAAPGMVLMLNEDAIYWNFQNKKPPRSVCSENCPPGTRRATKKGLPVCCFDCLQCGDGEISNTTDVTECMMCPDEFWSNPNKDQCIPKEIEFLSYEDPLGISLTTASLLGTCFCALVLVIFAYHRHTPIVRANNSELSFLLLLSLKLCFLCVLLFIGKPQLWTCQLRHAVFGISFVLCISSILVKTMVVIAVFKSSRPEGKGTMKWFEAAQQRCTVLVLTALQIVICGVWLSTASPVPYKNNQYIRSKIVYECAIGSVACFSVLLGYIGILAAVSFLLAFLARKLPDNFNEAKFITFSMLIFCAVWITFVPAYVSSPGKYAVAMEIFAILASSFGLLVAIFAPKCYIILLHPERNTKKAIMGR; encoded by the exons CCACCACCGGTGATTGGAATCATAGGTGATCCAGGTTCTACTCATTCTATTGCAATTTCTAGTGTCCTGGGGCTGTTTCGAGTACCTatg ATTAGCTTCTATGCCACCTGCTCCTGTTTGAGTAACAGGAAAAAGTACCCCTCTTTCTTCAGAACAATTCCAAGTGATGCCTTTCAAGTGCGGGCTATGGTTCAGATCTTGAGGCATTTTGGATGGACCTGGGTTGGTCTCCTCTACAGTGATGATGATTATGGTGTCTATGCTGCTCAGGCTTTCCagcaggaaatgcagctgtttggactttgtGCTGCTTTTTCTGAATTCCTACCCCATGATAACAACCTAAGAGATATTCAGCATATAATGGAAGTGATTCAGTCCTCTACAGCTAGAGTGGTGGTTGTTTTTGCCCCTACATCCTTTATCATACCTTTGATGAATGAGGTGGTGTTGCAGAACATGACAGGCAGGCAGTGGATTGCAAGTGAAGCTTGGGCCACTTCACCCATGTTTCACACTTCACGTTACCACCCATTCCTGGGAGGTACACTGGGCATTGCTATAAGGCATGGAGAGATACAGGGGCTACAAGACTTTCTGTTAAGTATTCGTCCCAACACTGATCAAAGAAATAATATGTTGAGAATCTTCTGGGAGAACATTTTTGGGTGCAGGTTTGAAACTGAGAGTAAAGTGACAGATGGAGAGCAAGTGAAAAGATTCTGTACAGGACTGGAGGATCTGAGCACCACAAACACACCATACACTGATGTGTCAGGGTTGAGGTCATCTTATAATGTATACAAGGCAGTTTATGCCCTGGCACATGCGCTTCATGACCTGATGCAGTGTGAGAAAGGGAGAGGACCATTCAGTGGGAACAGCTGTGCCGACATGTCAAATCTAAAACCCTGGCAG CTGGTTCACTACCTACAGAAAGTGAACTTCACCACAGGCTTTGGGGATCATGTGTCATTTGATAAGAATGGAGATGCTCTGGTCATCTATGATGTGTTAAACTGGAAACCAAACTCTGATGGTACAATAAGGTTCCACAAGGTCGGTGTAATAAGTAAAGGGGCAGCACCAGGGATGGTGCTCATGCTGAATGAGGATGCAATATACTGgaattttcagaataaaaaa CCCCCACGGTCTGTGTGCAGTGAGAATTGCCCCCCAGGAACCAGACGAGCCACAAAGAAGGGCCTTCCTGTCTGCTGTTTTGACTGCCTTCAATGCGGAGATGGAGAGATTTCCAATACAACAG ATGTTACTGAGTGCATGATGTGTCCAGATGAGTTCTGGTCCAATCCAAATAAGGACCAGTGTATCCCCAAAGAAATAGAGTTTCTATCCTATGAGGATCCTTTGGGCATCTCTCTGACCACTGCATCTCTACTTGGCACCTGCTTCTGTGCTCTTGTGTTGGTCATCTTTGCTTATCACCGTCACACTCCTATAGTACGTGCCAACAATTCAGAGCTCAGCTTTCTGCTGCTGTTGTCACtcaaactgtgtttcctgtgtgtgCTGCTGTTTATTGGCAAGCCACAATTGTGGACATGTCAGTTAAGACATGCTGTGTTTGGCATAAGCTTTGTCCTATGCATTTCCAGCATCCTGGTCAAGACTATGGTGGTAATAGCTGTGTTCAAGTCATCTCGACCAGAGGGCAAAGGAACAATGAAATGGTTTGAAGCAGCTCAACAAAGGTGCACTGTTCTGGTCTTAACAGCACTCCAGATTGTGATATGTGGAGTCTGGCTATCAACTGCGTCTCCAGTACCTTATAAAAACAACCAGTATATCCGCTCTAAAATAGTATATGAATGTGCTATTGGCTCAGTGGCTTGTTTTTCAGTGCTTTTGGGATATATTGGAATTTTGGCAGCAGTAAGCTTCCTGTTAGCCTTTCTGGCAAGAAAACTTCCAGATAATTTTAATGAAGCTAAGTTCATCACTTTTAGCATGTTAATCTTCTGTGCTgtgtggattacatttgttccAGCATATGTGAGCTCACCAGGGAaatatgcagttgctatggaGATATTTGCCATCCTGGCTTCAAGTTTTGGATTACTAGTGGCCATATTTGCCCCAAAGTGCTACATCATCCTTTTACATCCAGAGAGAAACACTAAAAAAGCCATCATGGGGAGATAA